CAGGAATTTTGGATCGGAAACCCATGACTGAGAAGGGGTGAGTGTTAAGTGTAACGTCTTGCCTTTAGAATGGGAGTTTGAGTTCTGTAGATTTCAAGTTCCTGATTTTCCAATTGTTTAGAGGAGACGTTGCTGTGCTGAATACGATTTTAGTTGCTGTGGATGATTCACCGACTGCGAAGTTTGTGATTGAGGCACTGGGTCAACTGCAATTGCAACCGACAACAAACGTGATTTTCTCTCATGTTGTTCCGACAGTGGAATCGGATTTTGATCTGGTGGCGGATCGACCTCATCCGGGTACTGATGAATTTTCTTACCGTCATCTGGAAAAGCAATTGCGAGTTTACCAGGATCAATTGGATTGTGAAACTGAAATTGAGATTGTAGCAGGTGATCCGGCGGAGGAAATTATTCGTTTAGCTAATATTTATCAGGCGGATTTAATTATTATTGGCAATCGGGGACTAACGGGAGTGAAGCGAATTTTACAAGGGTCAGTAAGTTCTCAGGTGGTTTCAGAGGCAAATTGTTCAGTTTTGGTGGTTAAAGAAA
This genomic stretch from Planktothrix serta PCC 8927 harbors:
- a CDS encoding universal stress protein — translated: MLNTILVAVDDSPTAKFVIEALGQLQLQPTTNVIFSHVVPTVESDFDLVADRPHPGTDEFSYRHLEKQLRVYQDQLDCETEIEIVAGDPAEEIIRLANIYQADLIIIGNRGLTGVKRILQGSVSSQVVSEANCSVLVVKEI